From the Euphorbia lathyris chromosome 6, ddEupLath1.1, whole genome shotgun sequence genome, one window contains:
- the LOC136231915 gene encoding histone H2B-like, protein MAPKAAEKKPAEKKPVEDKKAEKALVEKKPRAEKKLPKEGASADKKKKRSKNSVETYKIYIFKVLKEVHPDIRISSKAMGIMNSFINDIFEKLAQASSRLARYNKKPTITSREIQTAVRLVLPGELAKHAVSEGTKVVTKFTSS, encoded by the coding sequence ATGGCACCAAAGGCAGCGGAGAAGAAGCCGGCAGAGAAGAAACCGGTGGAGGATAAGAAGGCCGAGAAGGCACTGGTAGAAAAGAAGCCGAGAGCAGAGAAGAAATTACCAAAGGAAGGCGCATCCGCcgataagaagaagaagcgaTCAAAGAATAGCGTCGAGACCTACAAGATCTACATCTTTAAGGTGTTGAAAGAAGTTCATCCTGATATCAGAATCTCCAGCAAGGCCATGGGGATTATGAATAGTTTCATCAACGACATCTTCGAGAAGCTTGCTCAGGCGTCATCTCGCCTCGCTAGATATAATAAGAAGCCGACAATTACTTCTCGGGAGATCCAGACCGCTGTCAGACTTGTTCTGCCGGGAGAATTGGCCAAGCACGCCGTCTCCGAGGGTACAAAAGTTGTTACGAAATTCACAAGCTCTTAG